Within the Emticicia oligotrophica DSM 17448 genome, the region CTGTTTCTAAATCAATGAACTCGTACGGACGTTCTTCGAAATTAAAATCTTCTTCAGTATTTTTATCAATTACGTGAAAAAGCAATACTTCATGTAAGTTGTGGCGAAGATGCTGCATAGCCGAAAATAATCTTTCAGAATTGTTGATGTCATCAAACATATCGCTGAAAATAACAACTAATGAGCGTTTATGAATTTTTTCGGCAATTTCGTGGAGTGTATCCACAACGGAAGTTTTTTTCTGCGGCTTTGGTTTTTTGAGGAGTGTATCCAAATCCATGAAAATCTTGTGTATATGTGAAGGTGTAGATTTTACAGGGGTTTGAATCTCTATTTTATCGGAAAAACTAAGTAAACTTACGGCATCACGTTGTTTCTGAAGCATGTATGCTAAAGCTCCCGCAGCCAAAGTACTGAAAACAATTTTTCCATTATTTTTTTCTGGATAATACATCGAAGAAGATGTATCAATTAGTAAATGACAACGAAGATTGGTTTCCTCTTCATAACGTTTTACGTACAGTCGGTCAGTTTTAGCAAATACCTTCCAGTCGATATAGCGTGTACTTTCTCCAGTATTATAGAGTCGGTGTTCTGCAAATTCAACGGAAAATCCATGAAAAGGCGATTTATGTAAGCCAGTGATAAATCCTTCAACCAATTGTTTGGCTAAAAATTCAACATTGCCATATTCACGTATTTTTGCTAAATCTAACATAACTATTTCTTTTTCGTTGTGCTACTTGGCTTTTTGGCAGCTGCTTTTTTAGGGCTTGTTTTCTTTTTTGTTTGTTTCTTTACTGCCTTTTTCCTAGGCTTAGGAACTGTCTTTTTTAGCACATTGGGTGGATTTATCACCGCAATTTTATTTTCTTCTTCCGGCCCCACGAGGTTCATCGAATTTTCAATGATACTTTCTGGTCGAGTAATAATTACTACACCATTATCGCCTACAACCATTGCTTTAACTTTGGCTGTGCCGCTTTGAAACATATCAAGAAGTTCTGCAGCATCGTGCGAAACATCTAAAATTCTACTTCTTCTGAATGGCCCTCTATCATTAACTCTTACAATGCACCATTTATTGTTAGCCAAATTTGTTACTTCAAGCATCGTACCAAAAGGCAGCGATGGATGTGCACAAGTTAATTCACCTTTCTTCAAAATTTCACCACTTGCTGTTTTTCTGCCATAAAATTTCTTGCCATAATAGGAAGCTATTCCTGATGACTCAGAGCCTAAAACTGCGTTTTGACTGTATATAAATAGGGGTTTTGCTATTAAAAAGAGGAAAAATAAGCTTATTCTCTTCAATATCATTATTCGCTAAAGTTGATTACGAAGTGCATAGTTACGAATTTTTTCGCAATGACCGAAACAAAAAGATATTTCACCCCATCAGAAAAAGTAGTCTTAG harbors:
- a CDS encoding septal ring lytic transglycosylase RlpA family protein gives rise to the protein MILKRISLFFLFLIAKPLFIYSQNAVLGSESSGIASYYGKKFYGRKTASGEILKKGELTCAHPSLPFGTMLEVTNLANNKWCIVRVNDRGPFRRSRILDVSHDAAELLDMFQSGTAKVKAMVVGDNGVVIITRPESIIENSMNLVGPEEENKIAVINPPNVLKKTVPKPRKKAVKKQTKKKTSPKKAAAKKPSSTTKKK
- a CDS encoding DUF58 domain-containing protein encodes the protein MLDLAKIREYGNVEFLAKQLVEGFITGLHKSPFHGFSVEFAEHRLYNTGESTRYIDWKVFAKTDRLYVKRYEEETNLRCHLLIDTSSSMYYPEKNNGKIVFSTLAAGALAYMLQKQRDAVSLLSFSDKIEIQTPVKSTPSHIHKIFMDLDTLLKKPKPQKKTSVVDTLHEIAEKIHKRSLVVIFSDMFDDINNSERLFSAMQHLRHNLHEVLLFHVIDKNTEEDFNFEERPYEFIDLETGEKVKAQPSQVKEQYQSAIKGFYHDLKLKCGQYKIDFIEADINQGFNPILSAFLAKRRK